The following coding sequences are from one Primulina huaijiensis isolate GDHJ02 unplaced genomic scaffold, ASM1229523v2 scaffold43241, whole genome shotgun sequence window:
- the LOC140969980 gene encoding uncharacterized protein, giving the protein MGVDYYNILKVSRNATEEDLKKSYKRLAMKWHPDKNAVNTREAEEKFKQISEAYDVLSDTQKRQIYDSYGEEGLKSGLYAPPNSKENDFTGGGRGRGFKFSQRDPEDIFAEFFGGLDSGKGKSSGGGGGRLRKAEAMEHMLPCTLEELYKGSRRKMMISRIVLDYSG; this is encoded by the coding sequence ATGGGTGTCGATTACTACAACATACTGAAAGTTTCGAGAAATGCGACTGAAGAGGATTTGAAGAAGTCTTACAAGAGGTTGGCGATGAAATGGCACCCGGATAAGAATGCCGTGAACACTAGGGAAGCAGAGGAGAAATTCAAGCAGATAAGTGAGGCGTATGATGTGTTGAGTGATACTCAGAAGAGGCAGATCTATGATTCGTACGGGGAAGAGGGGCTTAAGTCTGGTCTGTATGCGCCGCCGAATTCAAAAGAGAATGATTTTACCGGTGGTGGACGAGGGAGGGGGTTTAAATTTAGCCAGAGGGATCCGGAGGATATTTTTGCGGAGTTTTTTGGTGGCTTGGATAGTGGGAAAGGGAAGAGTAGTGGCGGCGGCGGAGGGCGGCTGAGGAAAGCGGAGGCGATGGAGCATATGTTGCCGTGTACTTTGGAGGAGTTGTATAAAGGGTCGAGAAGGAAAATGATGATTTCAAGAATCGTTCTTGATTATTCTGGGTAG